The following are from one region of the Mycolicibacterium helvum genome:
- a CDS encoding bacterial proteasome activator family protein encodes MTTNTDDDNIEIIGPDAGDDDGRSVTDLVEQPAKVMRIGTMIKQLLEEVRAAPLDDASRARLREIHATSIRELEDGLAPELRDELERLALPFTDDTIPSDAELRIAQAQLVGWLEGLFHGIQTALFAQQMAARAQLEHMRQGALPPGMTPPGPPGVPGHGTGQYL; translated from the coding sequence ATGACGACGAACACAGACGACGACAACATCGAGATCATCGGGCCCGACGCCGGGGACGACGACGGGCGCTCCGTGACCGACCTGGTCGAACAGCCAGCCAAGGTGATGCGGATCGGCACGATGATCAAGCAGCTGCTCGAAGAGGTGCGGGCCGCACCGCTGGATGACGCGAGCCGCGCCCGGCTGCGCGAGATTCACGCGACGTCCATCCGCGAGCTCGAAGACGGGCTGGCTCCCGAGCTGCGCGACGAACTGGAGCGCCTGGCGCTGCCGTTCACCGACGACACCATCCCGTCGGACGCCGAGCTGCGCATCGCGCAGGCGCAGCTGGTCGGCTGGCTCGAGGGTCTGTTCCACGGAATCCAGACCGCGTTGTTCGCCCAGCAGATGGCTGCGCGCGCGCAGCTCGAGCACATGCGCCAGGGCGCACTGCCGCCCGGCATGACCCCGCCCGGCCCGCCTGGAGTCCCCGGTCATGGCACCGGGCAGTACCTGTAA
- a CDS encoding DUF6541 family protein: MSFAFGLVIAVLLLILPGAVVALAGRLSWPVALGVGPALTYGVVGLAIIPFGAIGIRWNTWTALLALAIVTAAVFGLRILLARYRDADSSGGAVSVWPALTVAAGVVLGALFIAIAAAKGMPHWQSIPSNWDSVWHANTIRWILDTGQASSTHMGELRNVETHAALYYPSVFHALGAVLAQLIGAAPTTAYTLSSLAGAVWLFPLSAALLTWQLLRRTTTQWRTAGAAATAAALSASFTAVPYVEFDTASMPNMVAYGLAVPTFVLITSSLRHRDRVPLAVLALVGVFSVHITGGVVVVTLVVAWWLLDALRRPVLGRARDFITLVAIAAPSLAVLLPQFLGVLQQAEVIAGHAFLTYQGRKRTLFNAIVQHTRHLNDFPIQNVLIGLAAVGFVLLLTKRIWWPAAVWLLMMVSIVHSGAPFGGPVGAIIGKYSDLFYSDPRRLSAVVTLLLAPMAGIALYAAALLIVAGARRLTQRWAAARDPGRGFWIGATAVLLVAATVGLAWHYFPRHRYLIGEKYDRVIIDDKDLEAMAYLATLPGARDTLIGDANVDGTAWMYAVAGLHPLWTHYDYPVQQGPGYHRFIFWAYADDADHDPRIAEAVKALNIRYVLTSTPVVRGFVMPDGLVSLDKSKSWAKIYDNGEARIYEWRGSPPPDTQ, translated from the coding sequence GTGAGCTTCGCGTTCGGACTGGTGATCGCGGTCTTGTTGCTGATCCTGCCGGGTGCGGTGGTCGCGCTGGCCGGGCGGTTGAGTTGGCCGGTCGCACTCGGGGTAGGCCCGGCACTGACGTACGGCGTTGTAGGCCTGGCCATCATCCCGTTCGGCGCGATCGGCATCCGCTGGAACACCTGGACGGCGCTTCTTGCCCTGGCCATCGTAACGGCGGCGGTATTCGGTTTGCGGATTCTGCTCGCCCGATATCGCGACGCCGATTCGAGCGGCGGCGCGGTGTCGGTGTGGCCAGCGCTGACGGTCGCGGCGGGGGTCGTCCTCGGCGCACTCTTCATCGCAATAGCGGCCGCCAAGGGCATGCCGCACTGGCAGTCGATCCCCAGCAACTGGGACTCCGTCTGGCATGCCAACACCATCCGCTGGATCCTCGACACCGGCCAGGCCTCGTCGACCCACATGGGTGAGCTGCGCAACGTCGAAACGCACGCGGCCCTCTATTACCCCTCGGTGTTTCATGCGCTGGGCGCCGTACTAGCCCAGCTCATCGGCGCCGCACCGACCACTGCCTACACGTTGAGCTCGCTGGCGGGGGCGGTGTGGCTGTTCCCACTCAGCGCGGCGCTGCTGACCTGGCAGCTGCTGCGCAGGACCACGACGCAGTGGCGTACGGCGGGGGCCGCCGCGACTGCCGCTGCGCTGTCGGCGTCGTTCACCGCGGTGCCCTACGTCGAGTTCGACACGGCCTCGATGCCCAACATGGTGGCCTACGGCCTCGCAGTGCCAACGTTCGTGCTGATCACGTCGTCGCTGCGGCATCGAGATCGCGTCCCACTGGCCGTGCTGGCATTGGTGGGGGTGTTCTCGGTGCACATCACCGGCGGCGTGGTCGTGGTCACGTTGGTGGTGGCGTGGTGGCTGCTGGACGCGCTCAGGCGACCGGTATTGGGCCGGGCGCGCGACTTCATCACGCTGGTCGCGATCGCGGCCCCTTCCCTGGCCGTGCTGCTGCCGCAGTTCCTCGGAGTTCTGCAGCAGGCCGAGGTCATCGCCGGGCACGCCTTCCTCACCTATCAGGGCCGCAAACGGACGCTGTTCAACGCGATCGTCCAGCACACCCGGCACCTCAATGACTTCCCGATCCAGAACGTCCTGATCGGACTGGCGGCGGTGGGCTTCGTACTGCTACTGACCAAGCGCATCTGGTGGCCGGCCGCGGTCTGGCTGCTGATGATGGTGTCGATCGTGCATTCCGGGGCGCCGTTCGGCGGCCCCGTGGGGGCCATCATCGGCAAGTACAGCGACCTGTTCTACAGCGACCCGCGTCGGCTATCGGCGGTGGTGACGCTGTTGCTGGCGCCGATGGCCGGGATCGCGTTGTACGCCGCGGCGCTGCTGATCGTGGCTGGCGCGCGCCGGTTGACGCAGCGGTGGGCCGCCGCCCGGGATCCCGGCCGCGGATTCTGGATCGGCGCGACTGCGGTGCTGCTGGTGGCCGCCACCGTCGGGTTGGCCTGGCACTACTTCCCCCGACACCGCTACCTGATCGGCGAGAAGTACGACCGGGTGATCATCGACGACAAAGATCTGGAGGCGATGGCGTACCTGGCGACCCTGCCGGGGGCCCGCGACACCCTGATCGGCGATGCCAACGTCGACGGCACCGCGTGGATGTACGCGGTGGCCGGCCTGCACCCGCTGTGGACGCACTACGACTACCCCGTGCAGCAGGGACCGGGTTACCACCGCTTCATCTTCTGGGCCTACGCCGACGACGCCGACCACGATCCGCGAATCGCCGAGGCGGTGAAGGCGCTGAACATCCGCTATGTGTTGACCAGTACGCCGGTGGTCCGCGGGTTCGTCATGCCCGACGGACTAGTGTCACTAGACAAGTCCAAGTCGTGGGCGAAGATCTACGACAACGGCGAGGCCCGCATCTACGAATGGCGCGGATCTCCGCCGCCGGACACCCAATAA
- the epsC gene encoding serine O-acetyltransferase EpsC: MGLLSTVREDLINARGHDPAARGDLENALVYSGLHAIWAYRLAHRLWLRPSLRGPARVLSQLTRFCTGIEIHPGATIGRRFFIDHGMGVVIGETAEIGDDVMLYHGVTLGGRSLEHGKRHPTLGNRVVVGAGAKVLGPLTIGDDSAVGANAVVTHDVPADSIATGIPAVVRRRTAKQREQLVDPTTYVDPAMYI; this comes from the coding sequence ATGGGGCTGCTGTCGACAGTTCGCGAAGACCTGATCAACGCGCGCGGTCATGACCCAGCTGCGCGCGGCGACCTTGAGAACGCCTTGGTCTACTCCGGCCTCCACGCGATCTGGGCTTATCGGCTGGCGCACCGGCTGTGGCTCAGGCCTTCACTGCGCGGCCCGGCGCGCGTGCTGTCGCAACTGACCCGCTTCTGCACCGGTATCGAAATTCACCCCGGCGCCACCATCGGCCGTCGATTCTTCATCGACCACGGGATGGGCGTGGTGATCGGCGAGACCGCCGAGATCGGCGACGACGTGATGCTGTACCACGGTGTCACCCTCGGCGGCCGCTCCCTGGAGCACGGGAAGCGCCATCCCACCCTCGGAAATCGCGTAGTCGTCGGCGCCGGCGCCAAGGTACTGGGCCCCTTGACTATTGGTGACGATTCGGCCGTCGGCGCCAACGCCGTCGTCACGCACGACGTGCCTGCGGATTCGATCGCAACCGGCATCCCCGCCGTCGTACGTCGCCGCACCGCGAAGCAGCGCGAACAGCTTGTGGATCCGACGACCTATGTCGATCCCGCCATGTACATCTGA
- the wzt gene encoding galactan export ABC transporter ATP-binding subunit Wzt/RfbE produces MAADDPFIETRDAWVEFPIFDAKTRSLKKTFLGAAGGAIGRNTENVVVIEALRDITLSLKMGDRIGLVGHNGAGKSTLLRLLSGIYEPTRGSATVRGRVAPVFDLGVGMDPEISGYENIIIRGLFLGQTRKQMAAKVDEIAEFTELGEYLSMPLRTYSTGMRVRLAMGVVTSIDPEILLLDEGIGAVDADFLKKAQSRLQNLVERSGILVFASHSNEFLARLCKNAMWIDHGTIKMTGGIEDVVRAYEGEDAARHVREVLEEHKSDWSDGVATP; encoded by the coding sequence GTGGCTGCCGACGATCCCTTCATCGAAACCCGCGACGCCTGGGTTGAGTTTCCGATCTTTGATGCCAAGACGCGCTCGCTGAAGAAGACCTTCCTGGGTGCGGCCGGCGGCGCGATCGGGCGCAACACCGAGAACGTCGTCGTCATCGAGGCGCTGCGGGACATCACGTTGTCGTTGAAGATGGGCGATCGGATCGGCCTGGTCGGCCACAACGGCGCGGGCAAGTCGACGCTGCTGCGGCTGTTGTCCGGGATCTACGAGCCCACCCGCGGTTCGGCGACCGTTCGCGGGCGGGTGGCGCCGGTGTTCGACCTCGGCGTCGGCATGGATCCGGAGATCTCCGGCTACGAGAACATCATCATCCGCGGCCTTTTCCTCGGCCAGACGCGAAAGCAGATGGCAGCCAAGGTCGACGAGATCGCCGAATTCACCGAACTCGGCGAGTACCTGTCGATGCCGCTGCGGACGTATTCCACCGGTATGCGGGTGCGGCTGGCCATGGGCGTGGTCACCAGCATCGACCCGGAGATCCTGCTGCTCGACGAGGGCATCGGCGCAGTCGACGCCGACTTCCTCAAGAAGGCGCAATCGCGTCTGCAGAATCTGGTCGAGCGATCCGGAATCCTGGTGTTCGCCAGCCATTCCAACGAGTTCCTGGCCCGGTTGTGCAAGAACGCGATGTGGATCGACCACGGGACAATCAAGATGACCGGCGGCATCGAAGATGTGGTGCGGGCTTACGAGGGTGAGGACGCCGCACGGCATGTGCGAGAGGTGCTCGAGGAGCACAAGTCAGACTGGTCGGACGGGGTCGCCACCCCGTGA
- a CDS encoding APC family permease yields the protein MSNQIEESSSAPAAAATADGRPHRKLRGTLGVWGIVFVVVAAASPLGVMGGPVPLGIASGNGIGFPAIFVVSTLIILLFAVGFTALTPYVPDAGAFYSYIGKGLGRVTGFGFAFVALISYLTLEVAVYGLIGQGAQALFASYGLPSIHWGIWAFVAFAIVTALGHFNIDLSRNVLGVLLIGEVAIVLALDAAVVFSGGQEGLSTGIVTPSEILSGAPGIALLFAILSFIGFEATAVFRDEARDPLRTIPKATYLAVILIGVFYTVSTWALISAVGDSKAVEQAQADPSTLLPNATEQYLGTVGLHIVQVLFVTSLFACILSFHNIVARYVFTLSNRRVFPGQFGEAHATHGSPHIASGVDAIVVAVAIGVAILFQLDPVTQFYTWLAGISTVGVTSLLIATTVAVLAFFTRRKRAGQLEVSTWRAFIAPALGLVGLVISFVLILQNLPGLVGNSTPIAIGVVALLVAFFALGAGIAARRPHVTLE from the coding sequence ATGTCTAACCAAATTGAGGAATCCAGCAGCGCTCCGGCTGCTGCGGCGACGGCCGATGGCCGCCCACACCGCAAGCTTCGGGGGACGCTTGGTGTCTGGGGCATCGTCTTCGTGGTCGTGGCTGCCGCATCGCCACTGGGGGTCATGGGTGGCCCGGTTCCCCTGGGCATCGCCAGCGGCAACGGGATCGGATTTCCCGCCATCTTCGTCGTCAGCACATTGATCATCCTGCTGTTCGCGGTCGGTTTCACCGCACTGACGCCTTACGTCCCAGACGCGGGTGCCTTCTACTCCTACATCGGTAAGGGCTTGGGCCGAGTGACCGGCTTCGGCTTCGCGTTCGTCGCGCTGATCTCCTACCTGACGCTGGAGGTCGCCGTCTACGGACTGATCGGTCAGGGCGCTCAGGCGCTGTTTGCCTCCTATGGCCTTCCGAGTATCCATTGGGGCATTTGGGCTTTCGTTGCCTTCGCGATCGTGACAGCCCTGGGCCACTTCAACATCGACCTGTCCCGCAACGTTCTCGGCGTCCTGCTGATCGGTGAAGTGGCAATCGTGCTCGCGCTCGATGCCGCCGTCGTCTTTAGTGGCGGCCAGGAAGGTCTGTCCACCGGAATCGTGACCCCGTCCGAAATCCTCTCGGGCGCACCGGGTATCGCACTTCTCTTCGCAATCCTGAGCTTCATCGGCTTCGAGGCCACCGCGGTGTTCCGTGACGAGGCGCGCGACCCGCTGCGCACCATCCCCAAGGCCACATATCTGGCCGTCATCCTGATCGGGGTGTTCTACACCGTCTCGACGTGGGCGCTCATCTCCGCAGTCGGTGACAGCAAGGCGGTCGAGCAGGCACAGGCCGACCCGTCCACCCTGTTACCCAACGCCACCGAGCAATACCTCGGCACGGTCGGACTGCACATCGTCCAGGTGCTGTTTGTCACCAGCCTGTTCGCCTGCATCCTGTCGTTCCACAACATCGTCGCGCGCTACGTGTTCACGCTGTCCAACCGCAGGGTGTTCCCGGGTCAGTTCGGCGAGGCGCACGCCACCCACGGTTCCCCGCACATCGCCTCCGGGGTGGACGCGATCGTCGTGGCGGTGGCCATCGGCGTCGCAATCCTGTTCCAGCTCGACCCGGTGACGCAGTTCTACACCTGGCTGGCCGGCATCTCCACGGTTGGCGTCACCAGCCTGCTGATCGCGACCACCGTCGCCGTGCTGGCCTTCTTCACCCGCCGCAAGCGCGCCGGCCAGCTGGAGGTGTCGACCTGGCGGGCATTCATCGCGCCCGCTCTGGGGCTGGTTGGCCTGGTGATCTCCTTCGTGCTGATCCTGCAGAACCTGCCCGGCCTGGTCGGCAACTCGACACCGATCGCCATCGGGGTGGTTGCGCTGTTGGTCGCGTTCTTCGCGCTCGGTGCCGGTATCGCGGCCCGGCGCCCCCACGTGACCCTCGAGTGA
- a CDS encoding crotonase/enoyl-CoA hydratase family protein has translation MSEPYESLTVEVKDHVAQVTLIGPGKGNAMGPQFWAEMPVVFADLDADPDVRAIVLTGSGRNFSYGLDLVAMGDTIGGAMTTEVSARPRKDFHTKLKRMQQSITAVADCRTPTIAAIHGWCIGGGVDLISAVDIRYASADAKFSVREVKLSIVADVGSLARLPYILSDGHLRELALTGKDIDAARAEKIGLVNDVYPDAEATLAAAHETAAEIAANSPLVTHGIKDVLDEQRTADVAASLRYVAAWNSAFLPSKDLSEGISAMFGKRKPEFTGE, from the coding sequence ATGAGCGAGCCGTATGAATCCCTCACTGTCGAGGTCAAGGACCACGTCGCCCAGGTCACGCTGATCGGCCCGGGGAAGGGCAATGCGATGGGCCCGCAATTCTGGGCCGAGATGCCGGTGGTCTTCGCCGACCTCGACGCCGATCCCGATGTCCGGGCGATCGTGCTGACCGGGTCGGGCCGCAACTTCAGCTACGGCCTGGATCTGGTCGCCATGGGCGACACCATCGGCGGCGCCATGACCACGGAGGTGTCGGCGCGCCCACGCAAGGACTTCCACACCAAGCTCAAGCGCATGCAGCAGTCGATCACCGCGGTGGCCGATTGCCGCACCCCCACCATCGCCGCGATCCATGGCTGGTGCATCGGCGGTGGCGTCGACCTGATCAGCGCGGTCGACATCCGCTACGCCAGCGCCGACGCGAAGTTCTCGGTGCGCGAGGTCAAGCTATCGATCGTCGCCGACGTCGGCAGCCTGGCCCGGTTGCCTTACATCCTGTCCGACGGACACCTGCGCGAATTGGCATTGACCGGCAAGGACATCGACGCCGCGCGCGCCGAGAAGATCGGACTGGTCAACGACGTCTACCCGGACGCCGAGGCCACGCTGGCCGCCGCGCACGAGACGGCCGCAGAGATCGCCGCCAACTCACCGCTGGTCACCCACGGCATCAAGGACGTCCTCGACGAGCAGCGCACCGCCGATGTGGCGGCCAGCCTGCGGTACGTGGCGGCGTGGAACTCGGCGTTCCTGCCGTCCAAGGACCTGTCCGAGGGTATCTCGGCAATGTTTGGCAAGCGGAAGCCGGAATTCACCGGCGAATAG
- the wzm gene encoding galactan export ABC transporter permease subunit Wzm/RfbD produces MTFIDAAAQSKTFTRAWGDLRDGFHKRELWLHLGWQDIKQKYRRSVLGPFWITIATGTTAVAMGGLYSQLFHLKLSEHLPYVTLGLIIWNMINAAILEGSDVFIANEGLIKQLPTPLSVHVYRLVWRQMILFAHNIVIYVVIAIIFPKPWSWADLAAIPALLLIMLNCVWVSFCFGILATRYRDIGPLLFSIVQLLFFMTPIIWNDNTLQQQGAGQWAKIIELNPLLHYLDILRAPLLGADQHLRHWVVVIVLTLLGWLVAAFALRQYRSRVAYWV; encoded by the coding sequence TTGACATTCATTGACGCCGCAGCCCAGTCGAAGACGTTCACCCGCGCGTGGGGCGACCTTCGCGACGGGTTCCACAAGCGCGAATTGTGGCTGCACCTCGGCTGGCAGGACATCAAGCAGAAGTACCGCCGCTCAGTGCTCGGCCCGTTCTGGATCACCATCGCGACCGGGACCACCGCCGTCGCGATGGGTGGGCTGTACTCGCAGCTGTTCCACCTCAAACTCTCCGAGCACCTGCCCTATGTGACGCTCGGGTTGATCATCTGGAACATGATCAACGCCGCGATCCTCGAGGGCTCCGATGTGTTCATCGCCAACGAAGGTTTGATCAAGCAACTGCCAACGCCACTGAGCGTGCACGTGTATCGGCTGGTGTGGCGGCAGATGATTCTGTTCGCACACAACATCGTCATCTATGTGGTGATTGCGATCATCTTCCCGAAACCGTGGTCATGGGCCGACTTGGCGGCGATCCCGGCGCTGCTGCTGATCATGCTGAACTGCGTCTGGGTGTCGTTCTGCTTCGGCATCCTGGCCACCCGGTACCGCGATATCGGCCCACTGCTGTTCTCGATCGTGCAGCTGCTGTTCTTCATGACACCGATCATCTGGAATGACAACACGCTCCAGCAGCAGGGCGCCGGCCAGTGGGCGAAGATCATCGAGCTGAATCCGCTGCTGCATTACCTCGACATCCTGCGAGCTCCCCTGTTGGGCGCTGACCAACACTTGCGGCATTGGGTCGTCGTGATAGTGCTGACGCTTCTCGGCTGGCTGGTGGCGGCTTTCGCGCTGCGGCAGTACCGATCGCGGGTGGCCTACTGGGTCTAG
- the glfT1 gene encoding galactofuranosyltransferase GlfT1 has protein sequence MTGKVCAVVVTHRRPDELAKSLDVLSTQSRMVDHLIVVDNDSDDRVRDLVAGQPVPSTYLGSRRNLGGAGGFALGILHALTLGADWVWLADDDGRPKDAEVLATLLACADHHRLAEVSPMVCDINDPDRLAFPLRRGLVWRRRVSELRVDGSGDLLPGIASLFNGALFRAETFVAVGVPDLRLFVRGDEVELHRRLVRSGLPFGTCLDAVYLHPYGTDEFKPILGGRMHTQYPDDPTKRYFTYRNRGYLLSQPGLRKLLLQEWVRFGWYFLITRRDPAGLREWIRLRRLGRREQFGPPDSREQS, from the coding sequence GTGACCGGCAAGGTGTGCGCCGTCGTCGTCACGCATCGCCGTCCTGATGAACTGGCCAAGTCGCTGGACGTGCTGAGCACACAGAGCCGCATGGTCGACCATCTGATCGTCGTCGACAACGATTCCGACGACCGGGTGCGCGACCTGGTCGCCGGGCAACCGGTGCCGTCGACTTACCTCGGCTCACGCCGAAATCTCGGCGGCGCAGGCGGATTCGCGTTGGGCATACTGCATGCACTGACGCTGGGCGCGGATTGGGTGTGGCTGGCCGACGACGACGGGCGCCCCAAGGACGCCGAAGTCCTGGCCACACTGCTGGCCTGCGCCGACCACCACCGGCTGGCCGAGGTGTCGCCGATGGTGTGCGATATCAACGACCCTGACCGGCTGGCCTTCCCGCTGCGCCGCGGCCTGGTGTGGCGGCGACGAGTCTCGGAACTGCGCGTCGACGGCTCTGGTGATCTGCTTCCAGGAATCGCGTCACTGTTCAACGGTGCATTGTTCCGCGCTGAAACCTTTGTCGCGGTTGGTGTTCCGGATCTGCGGTTGTTCGTGCGCGGTGACGAGGTGGAACTGCATCGCAGGCTGGTACGCAGCGGCTTGCCGTTCGGCACCTGTCTGGATGCGGTGTACCTACACCCGTACGGCACCGACGAATTCAAGCCGATCCTGGGCGGTCGCATGCACACCCAGTACCCCGACGATCCGACCAAACGGTATTTCACCTACCGCAATCGCGGGTACCTGTTGTCGCAGCCCGGCCTGCGCAAGCTGCTGTTGCAGGAGTGGGTGCGGTTCGGCTGGTACTTCCTGATCACTCGGCGCGATCCGGCCGGGCTTCGGGAGTGGATCAGGTTGCGGCGCCTCGGCCGTCGCGAACAGTTTGGTCCACCGGATTCTCGGGAGCAGTCTTGA
- a CDS encoding MarR family winged helix-turn-helix transcriptional regulator, whose product MGGTIGGRTASEMPGLDIAEQRAWQNFLDAALRLYGTLNRGLVDKHKLSLVDVRLLEILDNSETGSARMGDLAEQLMSLPSRVTRQIRRLETAGLVHREASPDDGRGVLAGITDRGREVVEDAMLTYATGVRENFLGPLSRPQMAAMGESCRRISASLKDSGDSAKVGRV is encoded by the coding sequence ATGGGAGGGACCATTGGGGGGCGGACCGCGAGTGAGATGCCGGGGTTGGATATAGCCGAGCAGCGAGCTTGGCAGAACTTCCTCGACGCAGCACTGCGGCTCTACGGAACGCTGAATCGCGGACTCGTCGACAAGCACAAGTTGAGCTTGGTCGACGTTCGCTTGTTAGAGATACTGGACAACTCCGAAACGGGCTCGGCACGGATGGGGGATCTGGCCGAGCAGCTCATGTCATTACCGAGCCGGGTGACCCGTCAGATCCGCCGGCTGGAGACGGCCGGGCTGGTCCATCGGGAGGCGAGTCCCGACGACGGGCGCGGAGTCTTGGCTGGGATCACTGACCGTGGGCGCGAGGTCGTCGAGGACGCGATGCTGACGTACGCGACGGGGGTTCGGGAGAATTTCCTGGGCCCGCTGTCACGTCCGCAGATGGCGGCGATGGGGGAGAGCTGCCGCCGGATCAGTGCCTCATTGAAGGACAGCGGCGACTCGGCCAAGGTCGGCCGCGTCTGA
- a CDS encoding cysteine desulfurase-like protein — MAYDVARVRGLHPALGDGWMRFDAQAGMLIPESVATTVSTAFRGSVPNTASPHPAARRSVAVLEAARQAVADLVNGDPGGVVLGADRSILLTSLADASSSRAGIGYEVVVSRLDDEANIAPWLRAANRYGAKVKWAEVDIETGELPSWQWESLITPPTKLVAMSSASSTLGTITDVGAVTKLVHDVSGLVVVDHSAAAPYQLIDINEIEADVVALNAPAWGGPPIGALVFRNPSLIDTFGSVSMNPYASGPARLELGGHQYGLLAGVVASIEYLAGLDESARGTRRERLALSMQSAGSYLGGLFDYLMVSLRSLPLVMVIGRPEVHIPVVSFAVTGVPAERVVQRLADNGILAVSNANSRVLDLIGVNDIGGAVTVGLAHYSTMAEVDQLVRALASLG; from the coding sequence ATGGCATATGACGTCGCCCGGGTGCGTGGTCTGCACCCAGCGCTGGGCGACGGATGGATGCGCTTTGACGCTCAGGCCGGGATGTTGATCCCGGAGTCGGTGGCCACGACGGTCTCCACGGCGTTCCGCGGTTCGGTGCCCAATACCGCCAGCCCCCACCCGGCGGCCCGGCGCAGCGTGGCTGTGCTGGAGGCCGCCCGCCAGGCGGTGGCCGACCTGGTCAACGGTGATCCGGGCGGCGTGGTGCTCGGCGCCGACCGCTCGATCCTGTTGACGTCACTGGCCGACGCGTCGTCCTCGCGGGCCGGGATTGGCTACGAGGTCGTCGTCAGCCGGCTCGACGATGAAGCAAACATCGCGCCGTGGCTGCGCGCGGCCAACCGGTACGGGGCCAAGGTCAAGTGGGCCGAGGTCGACATCGAAACCGGTGAGCTGCCGTCGTGGCAGTGGGAGAGCCTGATCACGCCGCCCACCAAGCTGGTGGCCATGTCGTCGGCATCGTCGACCCTCGGCACGATCACCGACGTCGGGGCGGTCACCAAACTCGTGCACGACGTCAGCGGTCTGGTTGTGGTGGACCACTCGGCGGCGGCGCCGTATCAGCTGATCGACATCAACGAGATCGAGGCCGACGTGGTTGCGCTCAATGCGCCGGCTTGGGGTGGCCCGCCGATCGGCGCGCTGGTTTTCCGCAACCCGTCTCTCATCGACACCTTCGGTTCGGTATCGATGAACCCCTACGCCAGCGGGCCGGCCCGGCTGGAATTGGGTGGACACCAATACGGACTGCTGGCCGGTGTGGTCGCCAGCATCGAGTATCTGGCCGGCCTGGACGAATCAGCGCGCGGCACCCGTCGTGAAAGGCTCGCGCTCTCAATGCAGTCCGCGGGTTCCTACCTCGGCGGCCTGTTCGACTATCTGATGGTGTCGCTGCGGTCGCTGCCCTTGGTCATGGTGATCGGCCGGCCCGAGGTGCACATACCGGTGGTCAGCTTCGCGGTCACCGGGGTGCCCGCCGAGCGGGTGGTCCAGCGGTTGGCCGACAACGGAATTCTGGCTGTTTCCAACGCCAATTCGCGGGTCCTGGACCTGATCGGGGTCAACGACATCGGCGGTGCGGTCACCGTCGGGCTGGCGCATTACTCGACGATGGCTGAGGTGGATCAGCTGGTGCGGGCGCTGGCGTCGCTGGGCTGA
- a CDS encoding NAD(P)H-quinone oxidoreductase has product MLAIVAESADRLIWREVPDVAPRPGEVLIKVGTAGVNRADLLQAAGHYPPPPGESEILGLEVAGVIEAVGDEVSEWTVGQQVCALLAGGGYAQYVAVPARQVMPIPAGVSVAEAAALPEVACTVWSNLVMTAHLAPGEMLLVHGGASGIGTHAIQVATALGSRVAVTAGSQSKLALCAELGANTQISYRDEDFVARVNNATDGRGADVIFDIMGAAYLDRNLDALAPDGRLVIIGMQGGIKGELNIAKMVSKRLSVIATSLRGRPVDGTHGKGAIVDAVVDSVWPMIGDGRVRPIIGARFPITDAAEAHRVLASGETFGKILLTIES; this is encoded by the coding sequence ATGCTGGCCATCGTCGCTGAATCCGCCGACCGCCTGATCTGGCGCGAGGTACCCGATGTTGCCCCCAGACCCGGCGAGGTGTTGATCAAGGTCGGCACCGCAGGGGTCAACCGTGCTGATCTGTTGCAGGCAGCCGGGCACTACCCACCCCCGCCAGGCGAAAGCGAGATCTTGGGTTTGGAAGTCGCCGGCGTCATCGAGGCAGTGGGCGACGAAGTATCGGAATGGACTGTTGGACAACAGGTCTGCGCACTTTTGGCCGGAGGCGGCTACGCCCAGTACGTCGCGGTGCCGGCCCGCCAGGTGATGCCCATTCCCGCCGGCGTCAGCGTGGCCGAGGCGGCCGCACTGCCGGAGGTCGCCTGCACGGTGTGGTCGAACCTCGTCATGACCGCGCATCTGGCGCCCGGCGAGATGCTCCTCGTCCACGGTGGCGCCAGCGGCATCGGCACGCACGCTATTCAGGTGGCGACGGCTCTGGGCAGCCGGGTCGCGGTGACCGCAGGCTCGCAATCCAAGCTCGCGCTATGCGCCGAATTGGGCGCCAACACGCAAATCTCTTACCGCGACGAGGATTTCGTCGCGCGCGTTAATAATGCCACAGATGGTCGCGGCGCCGACGTCATCTTCGACATCATGGGCGCAGCCTATCTCGACCGGAACCTCGACGCGCTCGCGCCCGACGGTCGACTCGTGATCATCGGCATGCAGGGCGGGATCAAAGGCGAACTGAACATTGCCAAGATGGTCTCCAAGCGACTCAGCGTGATCGCTACGTCGTTGCGGGGCCGGCCCGTCGACGGTACCCATGGCAAGGGCGCCATCGTCGATGCGGTGGTGGACTCGGTGTGGCCGATGATCGGCGACGGTCGGGTCCGCCCGATCATCGGTGCGCGCTTCCCCATCACCGATGCTGCCGAAGCGCACCGAGTGCTGGCCTCCGGGGAGACGTTCGGCAAGATTCTGCTGACTATCGAAAGCTGA